Proteins from one Embleya scabrispora genomic window:
- a CDS encoding N(5)-(carboxyethyl)ornithine synthase, translating to MTLGILGSSLKENEHRLPVHPLHVERIAPDVREHLFLEEGYGERFGVADAELVRHVAGLLPRKRLLAESDVVLLPKPTHEDVAAMRDGQVLWGWPHCVQDPTMTQLGIDRKLTMIAWEEMNHWTAAGAFSVHVFHKNNELAGYCSVLHALALGGATGSYGRRMRAAVLSFGATARGAVIALEAMGISDVTVLTARDAVAVASPMPSVVMSHFRFGEDDPSRLEALTEDGPVPLGSHLAGYDIVVNCIRQDTDAPLTFVLNEDLPRYRPGSFFIDVSCDDGMGFEWAHPTTFDAPAFTVGDNCHYYAVDHSPSYLWDSATWEISKALVPYLDTVMAGPTAWDADATIANAIEMRDGVIRNPKILSFQNRSTDYPHARAVGAGVSPGGS from the coding sequence ATGACTCTCGGCATTCTCGGCTCCTCACTCAAGGAGAACGAGCACCGATTGCCGGTCCACCCGCTGCATGTCGAGCGGATCGCGCCGGACGTCCGCGAACACCTCTTCCTGGAGGAGGGCTACGGCGAGCGCTTCGGCGTCGCCGACGCGGAACTCGTGCGGCACGTGGCCGGCCTGCTTCCGCGCAAACGCCTGCTTGCCGAGAGTGACGTGGTGCTGCTCCCCAAACCGACCCACGAGGACGTGGCCGCGATGCGCGACGGCCAGGTGTTGTGGGGCTGGCCGCACTGTGTGCAGGATCCGACGATGACCCAGCTGGGCATCGATCGCAAGCTGACGATGATCGCGTGGGAGGAGATGAATCACTGGACCGCGGCCGGCGCGTTCAGTGTCCACGTGTTCCACAAGAACAACGAACTCGCGGGCTACTGCTCGGTGTTGCATGCCCTCGCACTCGGCGGCGCGACCGGCAGCTACGGCCGCCGGATGCGCGCGGCGGTGCTCAGCTTCGGCGCGACGGCGCGCGGCGCGGTGATAGCCCTGGAGGCGATGGGCATCTCGGACGTCACGGTGTTGACCGCGCGCGACGCGGTCGCGGTGGCGTCGCCGATGCCCTCGGTCGTGATGAGTCACTTCCGCTTCGGCGAGGACGACCCGTCACGTCTGGAGGCGCTCACCGAGGACGGACCGGTGCCGTTGGGCAGCCACCTCGCCGGCTACGACATCGTGGTGAACTGCATTCGGCAGGACACCGACGCGCCGTTGACGTTCGTACTCAACGAGGATCTGCCGCGGTATCGGCCCGGTTCGTTCTTCATCGACGTCTCCTGCGACGACGGCATGGGCTTCGAATGGGCCCACCCGACCACCTTCGACGCACCCGCCTTCACGGTCGGGGACAACTGCCACTACTACGCGGTCGACCACAGCCCGTCCTATCTGTGGGACTCCGCCACGTGGGAGATCAGCAAGGCCCTCGTCCCCTACCTCGACACGGTCATGGCCGGCCCGACCGCCTGGGACGCGGACGCGACCATCGCCAACGCGATCGAAATGCGCGACGGCGTGATCCGAAACCCGAAGATCCTGTCCTTCCAGAACCGCTCGACCGACTACCCACACGCCCGCGCGGTGGGCGCGGGGGTCTCACCCGGCGGGTCATAG
- a CDS encoding MFS transporter, with translation MIDGSAPGLVRDRATWSLYLHMAAFGYFLYCFGPSVTLLGNELGVSNAVAALHSTAYAAAGVLIALLGDRPMRRFGRGRTLWTGCVVLCLGVLAYCAAATAAVSLGAALLCGFGAFLVVNVAGTALADHHGPIAGPSALSEANGLAAGVGTAAPLLIGVMDSSGPGWRWAMVVVPVLFAALALVYGRTPIPDPPPPTRPTPDRPEAPTRGLPRAYWWAWSLTVCSVAVEFSLSLWASTLLRDRTGMSESAAATAMTAVVAGLCLGRLAGGRLMLRVPLDRLYGGAVAVNLVGFAVFWTASVPWLGYTGLFLSGLGLSVQFPLATATAIRAAGGRTDLAVSRLAGATTLAAGGAPFLLGVATDLMPVRTAFLLLPILLLASLPILRQATTPRP, from the coding sequence GTGATCGACGGCTCCGCGCCGGGCCTTGTCCGCGACCGGGCGACCTGGTCGTTGTACCTGCACATGGCCGCGTTCGGCTACTTCCTGTACTGCTTCGGCCCCTCCGTCACGCTGCTCGGTAACGAACTGGGCGTGAGCAACGCGGTGGCCGCGCTGCACAGTACGGCCTATGCGGCGGCGGGCGTGTTGATCGCGCTGCTCGGCGACCGGCCGATGCGCCGCTTCGGGCGCGGGCGCACGTTGTGGACCGGGTGTGTGGTGCTGTGCCTGGGTGTGCTCGCGTACTGCGCGGCGGCCACCGCGGCCGTGTCGTTGGGCGCGGCGCTGCTGTGCGGGTTCGGTGCGTTCCTGGTGGTGAACGTGGCCGGTACGGCGCTGGCCGACCACCACGGCCCGATCGCCGGGCCGAGCGCGCTCAGCGAGGCCAACGGCCTGGCGGCCGGCGTGGGTACCGCCGCTCCGCTGCTGATCGGCGTGATGGATTCCTCCGGCCCCGGTTGGCGCTGGGCCATGGTCGTGGTCCCCGTGCTCTTCGCCGCTCTGGCCCTGGTGTACGGCCGGACCCCGATCCCGGATCCACCCCCGCCGACCCGACCGACACCGGACCGTCCCGAGGCGCCGACCCGGGGGCTGCCGCGCGCCTACTGGTGGGCCTGGTCGTTGACGGTGTGTTCGGTGGCGGTGGAGTTCTCGTTGTCGCTGTGGGCCTCCACGCTGTTGCGCGACCGCACGGGGATGTCGGAGAGCGCCGCCGCCACCGCGATGACCGCCGTGGTGGCCGGCCTGTGTCTGGGTCGACTGGCGGGCGGGCGGCTGATGTTGCGCGTGCCGTTGGATCGGCTGTACGGCGGGGCCGTCGCGGTCAACCTGGTCGGTTTCGCGGTGTTCTGGACGGCCTCGGTGCCGTGGCTCGGCTATACCGGCCTGTTCCTCTCCGGCCTGGGCCTGTCCGTACAGTTCCCCCTCGCCACCGCGACGGCGATCCGCGCGGCGGGCGGGCGCACCGACCTGGCCGTCTCCCGCCTCGCCGGGGCCACCACCCTGGCCGCCGGCGGTGCGCCCTTCCTGCTCGGCGTGGCCACCGACCTGATGCCGGTCCGCACCGCGTTCCTGCTCCTGCCCATCCTGCTCCTGGCCTCGCTCCCCATCCTCCGCCAGGCCACCACCCCCCGCCCCTGA